The following coding sequences are from one Culex quinquefasciatus strain JHB chromosome 1, VPISU_Cqui_1.0_pri_paternal, whole genome shotgun sequence window:
- the LOC119765144 gene encoding uncharacterized protein LOC119765144, protein MSQRKVDTDAEEAHCSSKRPKLAHQKDQPSSDFTYSRRPGTSAIAGHHYESKLLALMLHRLIDSGTPFYLGSNLDEMGQFDDLVIRRDINGGRRIQVVLVQAKHRDDPKNNKITLKQVNDTTIEKKNQKNFLNLVKNFKNYLEVREQFSPSNTAGFFQGSFEEIDFEIAVFTNAKCDFTPSKQAELNPLLKTNDEGRAFQIEPSEAMIEILSKDTITSEILQNEGKDVNEQNCKSIVEDFFKSYKIYYNQGNEKEVGQITVKEIGNNNSVLYIMYHALVQTYWEEKGEVYFLTKECDFLDNALKKVNEQSMLMNLTEICFKSSKRFNLDFSAESFQELGFDTIPADKRIINVSSKVPILSYAKICQHLIQKFKLSLAIVDFDLDGVDSGEILSTFLEPNEFKCLIVRSSKEVAELKQSQLGTKLAECGKYIILISEAGLMLELHQVKDLKIDFADLTTNCRSGLMDSKMVSFQGRPIKLVDLIGEPDENGSNDSGRLITGAILLNLLENDSLQIAPMDNEQVPYYIARRFKRLRKMTKNHDKDKFEIIDDTKNIQENLKDLVIISETKEHFHEICSRHPLRNVHWFKQHKDHFLWQCSLNSVAKLRELLQYDDEEFPLVNFKSFSEPVVIIADEPGMGKSTLMTQLEQQNEISSLSMVIRINLNDYTSKFKSMENKKVDFEEVKSFLLYVMQKANANSNSEMIKFEQILFERFLNKKNVILLVDGFDEIAPNYVKSVLEFLNTVKEHVMKLIVTTRDNSAKVTLENSLNVFAHSFVPFTENDIRNFLEMFWKTNLTDAELNQTRFEEFVTAMLKQYTQTYFNGKSFISTPLHIEMIATCLQDVLEDYIKSGNSVSLNLFKTKLNLCFLYKKFIKIKFENVYLKEKQNIDPSAVICTEYEFFKLFKESHTRLALYAIFDENTLKLLLSKEEYSKIKKDIENVKIGKEKRGFVSRIVDGKPQFAHLTFAEFFVAKAVWKWLKNYSSDQHDAANALLENLVGNDKRQICQFIQTKALSDFTQAGNATDLVDLILGKLKSIFLVEHDGCQSFERFSSDYLLSVVEHCLINPSDAMLNATINLLTDDEKYRLLISSAKMGYSKLVRILATQLGTDFLKKAFSENYSWGFSPLYLAASNHHYEIVISLVREFGYDVTWIDKFYHSFCSHLLTNEQYDSIKNLLKMGLNELGQPYANNSKLPIYDALSNEETPQNVIEMLLDVTDVDIFNNNNFSDVSFLLLRYDLSLTKKFLERGFSLRQPMISWRGYRIMPSVTLSRFDGLTFDAFNRVWIDRMRFLCENGVGFDTELPARLTKIHCMLKLFKIYTLDKTNWVKTLLKAFVTCEKCNEIVLKIDSWMISLDFDGKIIRLNKIMRKSTLDKIKLLLKDGLLLNKIMNEEEILRVLDLADLPETTDEMKHIVSEAFDFWSVYEIEDLLKAKLKEEFLNPDLHIKISSILSKFIQFMTDLCTKWRNIMAAIENDNLDGIRIALESLDLNLRKTVINSWDDEYGSPLHFAAYHRNYQITKFLLENGANPNSRTDFYCTSKKMSFDKNVNKIIVNEAVTPMFTAAAKGDLPIVKLLHEKGGCINAKTLLLEDTPLNVAEAADHSDVIDYLIGNGAERGSGYLSNIVVR, encoded by the coding sequence atgTCTCAGCGAAAGGTTGACACGGATGCTGAGGAGGCGCACTGTAGCAGCAAAAGGCCAAAGCTTGCTCATCAAAAGGATCAGCCATCGAGTGATTTCACCTACTCGCGACGACCAGGCACGTCTGCCATTGCTGGACACCACTATGAGAGTAAGCTATTAGCCCTAATGCTCCATCGGCTGATTGATTCTGGAACTCCCTTCTATCTGGGATCGAACCTTGACGAGATGGGACAGTTTGATGATTTGGTCATACGGAGAGACATAAACGGCGGAAGAAGAATACAAGTTGTTCTTGTTCAGGCCAAACACCGGGATGAtccgaaaaataacaaaattacattgaaacaAGTTAACGACACAACGATTGAAAAGAAAAACCAAAAGAACTTcttaaatttggtaaaaaacttcaaaaactacTTAGAAGTAAGAGAACAGTTCAGCCCCTCAAACACTGCCGGATTCTTCCAAGGGAGCTTCGAGGAGATCGACTTtgaaattgccgttttcaccaATGCAAAGTGTGATTTCACTCCTTCAAAACAAGCAGAACTAAATCCGCTGCTCAAAACAAACGACGAAGGAAGGGCATTTCAAATTGAGCCAAGCGAAGCaatgattgaaattttaagcaaagaCACAATAACGagtgaaattcttcaaaatgaaGGAAAAGACGTGAATGAGCAAAATTGTAAATCGATcgttgaagattttttcaaatcatataaaatttaCTACAACCAAGGAAATGAAAaagaagtggggcaaatcaccGTGAAGGAAATTGGCAACAATAATTCAGTTTTATATATAATGTATCACGCTTTGGTTCAAACATATTGGGAAGAAAAGGGAGAAGTTTATTTCCTCACAAAAGAGTGCGATTTTCTGGATAATGCTTTGAAAAAAGTTAACGAACAATCAATGCTGATGAATCTTACTGAAATTTGTTTCAAGTCTTCAAAGCGATTTAATTTAGATTTCAGCGCAGAGTCATTCCAAGAGCTTGGTTTCGATACAATTCCAGCTGACAAACGAATAATCAACGTTAGCAGCAAAGTTCCAATACTGAGCTATGCTAAAATATGCCAacatttgattcaaaaatttaaactatCACTCGCCATTGTGGATTTTGATCTAGATGGAGTTGACAGCGGAGAAATTTTATCGACGTTTTTAGAACCGAACGAGTTCAAATGTTTGATCGTGCGCAGTTCGAAAGAAGTTGCAGAGTTGAAACAATCCCAACTGGGAACGAAACTGGCAGAGTGTGGAAAATACATCATTTTGATCAGTGAAGCTGGGTTGATGCTGGAGTTGCACCAagttaaagatttgaagattgatTTTGCGGATCTCACGACGAACTGTCGGAGTGGTTTGATGGATAGTAAAATGGTTTCATTCCAGGGCAGACCGATAAAACTTGTCGATCTCATTGGAGAACCTGATGAGAATGGGTCGAATGACTCAGGCAGATTAATCACTGGAGCGATTTTGCTCAATTTGCTAGAAAATGATTCTTTACAAATTGCTCCAATGGATAATGAGCAAGTTCCTTATTATATTGCCCGTCGGTTCAAACGGTtgagaaaaatgacaaaaaatcatgacaaagacaaatttgaaataattgatgacacaaaaaatattcaagaaaaCCTCAAAGACTTAGTGATCATCTCAGAAACAAAAGAGCACTTTCATGAGATTTGCTCTCGACATCCATTACGCAATGTTCACTGGTTCAAGCAGCACAAAGATCACTTTTTATGGCAATGTTCTTtaaacagtgttgccaaactGCGTGAACTTTTGCAGTACGATGATGAAGAGTTTCCTTTGgtgaattttaaatcattttccgAACCAGTGGTGATCATAGCTGATGAGCCTGGAATGGGTAAATCCACCTTGATGACCCAACTTGAGCAACAAAATGAGATTTCCAGTCTTTCGATGGTAATTCGAATCAATTTGAATGATTacacttcaaaatttaagagcatggaaaacaaaaaagtagattttgaagAAGTAAAAAGTTTCTTACTTTATGTGATGCAAAAAGCGAATGCAAATTCAAACAGTGAGatgataaaatttgaacaaatcttgtTTGAAAgattcttaaataaaaaaaatgtgattctcTTAGTTGATGGGTTTGATGAGATTGCTCCCAATTATGTCAAATcggttttggaatttttaaacacTGTCAAAGAGCACGTAATGAAACTAATAGTTACTACTCGTGACAACAGTGCAAAAGTTACACTGGAAAATAGTTTAAACGTTTTTGCGCACTCTTTTGTTCCATTCACAGAAAACGATATTCgtaattttttggaaatgttttggAAGACTAATCTCACAGACGCTGAATTGAACCAAACTCGATTCGAAGAATTTGTGACCGCAATGTTGAAACAGTACAcgcaaacttattttaatggaaAAAGCTTTATAAGCACTCCTTTGCACATTGAAATGATTGCAACATGTCTTCAAGATGTGTTAGAAGATTACATTAAATCTGGTAATTCTGTCTCCTTAAACCTGTTCAAAACGAAACttaatctatgttttctttacaagaaatttatcaaaataaaatttgaaaatgtatacttaaaggagaaacaaaatattgatcCATCCGCAGTAATTTGCACTGAATATGAATTCTTTAAGTTGTTCAAAGAATCGCATACAAGACTTGCTTTGTATGCCATTTTTGATGAGAATACTTTGAAATTATTACTATCGAAAGAAgagtattcaaaaattaaaaaagacatcgaaaatgttaaaattgggAAGGAAAAACGTGGTTTCGTCAGTCGAATAGTGGATGGAAAGCCGCAGTTCGCTCATTTAACATTTGCCGAGTTTTTTGTCGCAAAAGCTGTCTGGAAATGGCTTAAAAATTATTCGTCTGATCAGCACGATGCAGCAAATGCTCTGCTGGAGAATTTAGTCGGAAATGATAAGAGACAAATATGTCAATTTATTCAAACTAAGGCACTGAGTGATTTTACTCAAGCGGGAAATGCAACAGATTTAGTGGAtctgattttaggtaaactcaAGAGCATCTTTTTGGTAGAGCATGATGGGTGTCAGTCATTCGAACGATTTTCTTCCGATTATTTACTTAGTGTAGTGGAACATTGTTTGATTAATCCCTCTGACGCAATGCTTAATGCAACAATTAATTTGTTAACAGACGATGAAAAATATAGACTTTTGATTTCTTCAGCCAAGATGGGTTATTCAAAGTTGGTGCGTATTTTAGCCACTCAATTAGGGACGGATTTTCTCAAGAAagctttttctgaaaattataGTTGGGGATTTTCACCGCTTTACTTGGCTGCCAGCAATCATCATTATGAAATTGTAATATCTCTTGTAAGGGAATTTGGCTACGATGTCACATGGATTGATAAGTTTTATCATTCTTTTTGTTCTCATTTGCTAACTAATGAGCAATATGATTCAATTAAAAACCTCCTCAAGATGGGACTTAACGAACTTGGCCAGCCATACGCAAACAACTCAAAGCTTCCCATATATGATGCACTCAGCAATGAAGAAACACCTCAGAATGTGATTGAAATGCTGCTGGATGTCACAGACGTTGACATTTtcaataataacaatttttccGACGTCAGTTTTCTTTTGCTCCGTTACGATCTGTCATTGACGAAAAAGTTTTTGGAGAGGGGCTTTTCACTCAGACAGCCCATGATCAGTTGGCGTGGATACCGAATAATGCCTTCCGTCACACTTTCTCGTTTTGATGGTTTAACATTTGATGCCTTCAACCGAGTTTGGATCGACCGAATGCGATTTTTGTGTGAAAACGGCGTTGGATTCGATACTGAATTACCGGCAAGACTTACAAAAATTCATTGCATGTTGAAGCTATTTAAAATATACACTTTGGACAAGACCAATTGGGTAAAGACACTCTTGAAAGCTTTTGTTACCTGTGAAAAGTGCaatgaaatagttttgaaaattgattcgtGGATGATTAGTTTAGATTTTGACGGTAAAATTATTAGATTAAATAAAATCATGAGAAAATCTACTCTAGACAAAATAAAGCTGCTCTTGAAGGATGGACTTTTGCTTAACAAAATAATGAATGAGGAAGAAATTCTACGTGTTTTGGATTTGGCTGACCTGCCAGAAACTACGGACGAAATGAAACATATTGTTTCAGAAGCATTTGATTTTTGGTCAGTATATGAAATTGAAGATCTTTTAAAAGCGAAATTGAAAGAGGAGTTTTTAAATCCAGACTTGCACATAAAAATATCCTCGATTCTATCAAAATTCATACAGTTCATGACAGATTTGTGCACGAAATGGCGCAACATAATGGCTGCTATTGAAAATGACAATCTAGATGGAATTCGCATTGCACTTGAAAGCCTTGATTTGAATTTGCGCAAAACCGTAATAAATAGTTGGGACGATGAATACGGATCCCCTTTGCATTTTGCTGCTTATCATCGTAATTATCAAATAACAAAGTTTCTACTTGAAAATGGAGCCAATCCAAACAGTAGAACTGATTTCTATTGCACatctaaaaaaatgtcatttgataaaaatgtcaacaaaataATTGTAAATGAAGCAGTCACTCCAATGTTCACCGCCGCAGCAAAAGGTGACTTGCCAATAGTTAAGTTGCTACACGAAAAAGGAGGTTGCATTAATGCCAAAACTTTGCTCTTAGAGGACACACCTCTAAACGTAGCAGAAGCTGCTGACCACTCTGATGTGATTGATTATCTAATTGGAAATGGAGCTGAACGAGGAAGCGGTTACCTGAGTAATATAGTTGTACGCTAA